A single region of the Ramlibacter henchirensis genome encodes:
- a CDS encoding Bug family tripartite tricarboxylate transporter substrate binding protein encodes MTQRFTRRQALALTAGGALAPLGLPAFAQPARSVRLIVPFPAGGTADVLPRLITEKIRSQFPNGIVVENKSGAGGNIGAAEVARAEPDGTTYLVSPPGPIAINHHLYKSLQFDPTKWVPVTVLATVPNVLAVSNKVPAKNFEEFLAYLKANPGKVSYASQGNGSTSHLTASLFMQLTGTEMVHVPYKGTAPALVDLVGSNVDVFFDNISSSAQFHTGGKIKVLAVADQQRSQALPNVPTFAEQKLPAMNAVTFFTMVAPPGTPADAVAYMHKAVSGALALPDIRQKFLDQGAQPRGWSPEETGRFVRSESEKWNKVIKAANVTVE; translated from the coding sequence CCGCCAGGTCGGTACGGCTGATCGTGCCCTTCCCCGCCGGCGGCACGGCCGACGTGCTGCCGCGGCTGATCACCGAGAAGATCCGCAGCCAGTTCCCGAACGGCATCGTCGTGGAGAACAAGTCCGGCGCCGGCGGCAACATCGGCGCGGCGGAGGTCGCACGCGCCGAGCCGGACGGCACCACCTACCTGGTCTCCCCGCCGGGGCCGATCGCGATCAACCACCACCTGTACAAGTCGCTGCAGTTCGACCCCACGAAGTGGGTGCCGGTGACGGTGCTGGCCACGGTGCCCAACGTGCTGGCCGTCAGCAACAAGGTGCCCGCGAAGAACTTCGAGGAGTTCCTGGCCTACCTGAAGGCCAACCCGGGCAAGGTGAGTTACGCGTCGCAGGGCAACGGTTCCACCTCGCACCTGACGGCCAGCCTGTTCATGCAGCTCACCGGGACCGAGATGGTCCATGTTCCCTACAAGGGCACGGCGCCGGCATTGGTCGATCTCGTCGGCAGCAACGTCGACGTGTTCTTCGACAACATCAGCTCCTCGGCCCAGTTCCACACCGGCGGCAAGATCAAGGTGCTGGCGGTGGCCGACCAGCAGCGCTCGCAGGCGCTGCCCAACGTGCCCACCTTCGCCGAGCAGAAGCTGCCAGCGATGAACGCGGTCACGTTCTTCACCATGGTGGCGCCGCCGGGCACGCCCGCGGACGCGGTGGCCTACATGCACAAGGCGGTGTCCGGCGCATTGGCGCTGCCGGATATCCGGCAGAAGTTCCTCGACCAGGGCGCGCAGCCGCGCGGCTGGTCGCCCGAGGAAACCGGCCGCTTCGTCCGCTCCGAGTCGGAGAAGTGGAACAAGGTGATCAAGGCAGCGAACGTGACGGTGGAGTGA
- a CDS encoding aromatic ring-hydroxylating dioxygenase subunit alpha, which translates to MQESTIEWRGPGFTRIPYGVYSGPALAQQEQERIFRGATWNYLCLEAELPEDGSFRTTFAGETPVVVVKDDDGEIYAFENRCAHRGALLALEKSGKVENFQCVYHAWSYNRQGDLVGVAFEKGVKGQGGMPASFCKEEHGPRKLMVARYCGLVFGSFSEDVPPLEEYLGDEICQRIERVLHKPVEVIGRFTQALPNNWKLYVENVKDSYHASLLHLFFTTFELNRLSQKGGVIVDESGGHHVSYSMIDPAAADSSYREQGLRSDDAQYRLKDPSVLAGFQEFDDGVTLQILSVFPGFVLQQIQNCLAVRQVLPKGEGRSELNWTYIGYADDTPEQRTVRLNQLNLVGPAGFISMEDGAVGGFVQRGIAGARELEAVVEMGGEATGSSEGRATETSVRGFWKAWRHHMGA; encoded by the coding sequence ATGCAGGAAAGCACGATCGAATGGCGGGGGCCGGGCTTCACCCGGATCCCCTACGGCGTCTACAGCGGACCCGCGCTGGCGCAGCAGGAACAGGAGCGCATCTTCCGCGGCGCCACCTGGAACTACCTTTGCCTGGAGGCGGAGCTGCCCGAGGACGGGAGCTTCCGCACCACCTTCGCCGGCGAGACGCCGGTGGTGGTGGTCAAGGACGACGACGGCGAGATCTACGCCTTCGAGAACCGCTGCGCGCACCGCGGCGCGCTGCTGGCGCTGGAGAAGTCCGGCAAGGTGGAGAACTTCCAGTGCGTCTACCACGCCTGGAGCTACAACCGCCAGGGCGACCTGGTCGGCGTCGCCTTCGAGAAGGGCGTCAAGGGCCAGGGCGGCATGCCCGCCTCCTTCTGCAAGGAGGAGCACGGCCCGCGCAAGCTGATGGTGGCGCGCTATTGCGGCCTGGTGTTCGGCAGCTTCAGCGAGGACGTGCCGCCGCTGGAGGAGTACCTCGGCGACGAGATCTGCCAGCGCATCGAGCGCGTGCTGCACAAGCCGGTGGAGGTCATCGGCCGCTTCACCCAGGCGCTGCCCAACAACTGGAAGCTGTACGTCGAGAACGTCAAGGACAGCTACCACGCCAGCCTGCTGCACCTGTTCTTCACGACCTTCGAGCTCAATCGCCTGTCGCAGAAGGGCGGCGTGATCGTCGACGAGAGCGGCGGCCACCACGTGAGCTATTCCATGATCGATCCCGCCGCGGCCGACTCTTCCTACCGCGAGCAGGGCCTGCGCTCGGACGATGCCCAGTACCGGCTCAAGGACCCCAGCGTGCTGGCCGGCTTCCAGGAGTTCGACGACGGCGTCACGCTGCAGATCCTCTCCGTGTTCCCCGGCTTCGTGCTGCAGCAGATCCAGAACTGCCTGGCCGTGCGCCAGGTGCTGCCCAAGGGCGAAGGCCGGTCGGAATTGAACTGGACCTACATCGGCTACGCCGACGACACGCCCGAGCAGCGCACGGTGCGCCTGAACCAGTTGAACCTGGTGGGGCCGGCCGGTTTCATCTCGATGGAAGACGGCGCCGTCGGCGGCTTCGTGCAGCGCGGCATCGCCGGCGCGCGCGAACTGGAGGCGGTGGTGGAAATGGGCGGCGAGGCCACCGGCTCCAGCGAGGGCCGCGCCACCGAAACTTCCGTGCGCGGCTTCTGGAAAGCCTGGCGCCACCACATGGGAGCGTGA
- a CDS encoding dienelactone hydrolase family protein, with translation MIEKELDIPTADGAMNTFIVHPDEGGPHPVVLFYMDAHGWREELRDMARRLASVGYYVVLPNLYYRRSRDFWLKARTPEAMAPMFELMHSLSNALMVRDTEAMIRFVDTQPEANAGRIGATGYCMSGPFVFAAAAAFPERIQAIAAFHPAQMVTEEEDSPHRMTDRIRCETYVACAETDKWAPPDTIARLEEAMKAGHMRYRLEWYPGAEHGFVFPRREGIYHRPSAERHWERLFALFDRTLRSR, from the coding sequence ATGATCGAGAAGGAACTGGACATCCCCACCGCCGACGGCGCGATGAACACGTTCATCGTGCATCCCGACGAAGGCGGGCCGCATCCGGTCGTGCTCTTCTACATGGACGCGCACGGCTGGCGCGAAGAGCTGCGCGACATGGCGCGTCGCCTGGCGAGCGTCGGCTACTACGTGGTGCTGCCCAACCTGTACTACCGCCGCAGCCGCGACTTCTGGCTCAAGGCGCGCACGCCCGAGGCGATGGCGCCGATGTTCGAGCTGATGCACAGCCTCTCCAACGCGCTCATGGTGCGCGACACCGAAGCGATGATCCGCTTCGTCGACACGCAGCCGGAGGCGAACGCCGGCCGCATCGGCGCCACCGGCTACTGCATGAGCGGTCCCTTCGTGTTCGCGGCGGCCGCGGCCTTTCCCGAGCGCATCCAGGCCATCGCGGCGTTCCATCCGGCCCAGATGGTCACGGAAGAGGAGGATTCGCCGCACCGCATGACCGACCGCATCCGCTGCGAGACCTACGTCGCCTGCGCCGAGACCGACAAGTGGGCGCCGCCCGACACGATCGCCCGCCTCGAGGAAGCGATGAAGGCCGGCCACATGCGCTACCGGCTCGAGTGGTACCCGGGCGCCGAGCACGGCTTCGTCTTTCCGCGGCGCGAGGGCATCTACCACCGCCCTTCGGCGGAGCGGCACTGGGAACGGCTGTTCGCCCTGTTCGACCGGACCCTGCGGTCGCGTTGA
- a CDS encoding aromatic-ring-hydroxylating dioxygenase subunit beta, whose protein sequence is MVDVLAICAFHAAYAHAIDSDELERWPSFFTERCHYRITHVENEREKLPAGIVYADSRAMLEDRIAALREANIYERHRYRHLLGMPLVESADGGGAVARTPFMVSRIMHSGETGLFATGEYRDRFVLQGNRLLLAERVVVCDSTVTDTLLALPL, encoded by the coding sequence ATGGTGGACGTCCTGGCCATCTGCGCCTTCCATGCGGCGTACGCGCACGCCATCGACAGCGACGAGCTGGAACGCTGGCCGTCGTTCTTCACCGAGCGCTGCCACTACCGCATCACCCACGTGGAGAACGAGCGCGAGAAGCTGCCCGCCGGCATCGTCTACGCCGACTCGCGCGCCATGCTGGAGGACCGCATCGCCGCGCTGCGCGAGGCCAACATCTACGAGCGGCACCGCTACCGGCACCTTCTCGGCATGCCGCTGGTGGAGTCGGCCGACGGCGGCGGCGCGGTGGCGCGCACGCCGTTCATGGTGTCGCGCATCATGCACAGCGGCGAGACCGGGCTGTTCGCCACCGGCGAATACCGCGACCGCTTCGTCTTGCAGGGCAATCGCCTGCTGCTGGCCGAACGGGTCGTGGTGTGCGACAGCACGGTGACCGACACCTTGCTGGCGCTGCCGCTGTGA
- a CDS encoding 2Fe-2S iron-sulfur cluster-binding protein produces the protein MPYDIRIAGTDVQFPCEPGQNVLDAALKSGIEMPYSCRKGICGNCAGRVTAGSVECPPPGAAIEAGQHLFCQCLPLENLEIAPETWHRVDPSARKTYTVKVFRNTLAAPDVNVLQLRLPAGQRAKFRAGQYLQVTLPDGSRRSYSMANPPHESDMLQLHIRHVAGGQFTQLVPNLKSGDLLEVQLPFGDVEIHEEATGPLLCVAGGTGFAPVKSLIDDLMKKGARREVTLVWGARTTDGLYLMPAVERWKKSLPGFRFVPAVEDAAGAQAVGGFNGRADEAVRSLFTALADHDAYCCGAPAMVTAVRKACVEDRGLDPHRFHADVFVPGPAA, from the coding sequence ATGCCCTACGACATCCGCATCGCCGGCACCGACGTGCAGTTCCCCTGCGAGCCCGGACAGAACGTCCTGGACGCCGCGCTCAAGTCCGGCATCGAGATGCCCTACTCCTGCCGCAAGGGCATCTGCGGCAACTGCGCCGGCCGCGTGACGGCGGGCAGCGTGGAATGCCCGCCACCGGGCGCCGCGATCGAGGCCGGCCAGCACCTGTTCTGCCAATGCCTGCCGCTGGAGAACCTGGAGATCGCGCCGGAGACCTGGCACCGGGTCGACCCTTCCGCGCGCAAGACCTACACGGTCAAGGTGTTCCGCAACACGCTGGCCGCGCCCGACGTCAACGTGCTGCAGCTTCGCCTGCCCGCGGGCCAGCGCGCGAAGTTCCGTGCCGGGCAGTACCTGCAGGTCACGCTGCCGGACGGCAGCCGGCGCTCCTACTCCATGGCCAACCCGCCGCACGAGAGCGACATGCTGCAGCTGCACATCCGGCACGTCGCGGGCGGCCAGTTCACGCAGCTCGTGCCGAATCTCAAGTCCGGCGACCTGCTGGAGGTGCAGCTGCCGTTCGGCGACGTGGAGATCCACGAGGAGGCCACCGGGCCGCTGCTGTGCGTGGCCGGGGGCACCGGCTTCGCCCCGGTGAAGTCGCTGATCGACGACCTCATGAAGAAGGGCGCGCGCCGCGAAGTCACGCTGGTGTGGGGCGCGCGCACGACCGACGGGCTCTACCTGATGCCGGCGGTGGAGCGCTGGAAGAAGTCGCTGCCGGGCTTCCGCTTCGTTCCTGCCGTCGAAGATGCTGCGGGCGCACAGGCGGTGGGCGGCTTCAACGGCCGCGCGGACGAGGCGGTCCGGTCCCTGTTCACCGCCCTTGCCGACCACGACGCGTACTGCTGCGGCGCGCCCGCCATGGTGACGGCGGTGCGCAAGGCCTGCGTGGAGGACCGCGGGCTGGATCCGCACCGCTTCCACGCCGACGTGTTCGTGCCCGGCCCGGCGGCCTGA